The Paraburkholderia acidisoli genome contains a region encoding:
- the dusA gene encoding tRNA dihydrouridine(20/20a) synthase DusA: protein MSVTALPDRPISPRRVSVAPMMDWTDRHCRSLHRFISKHTWLYTEMVTTGALLHGDVPRHLAFSPAEAPVALQLGGSEPDDLARAAKLGEQWGYDEINLNCGCPSERVQRGAFGACLMKEPQLVADCVKAMRDAVSVPVTVKHRIGVDAVEEYEFVRDFVGTIAEAGCEVFIVHARNAILKGLSPKENREIPPLKYDYAYRLKRDFPQLEIHINGGIKTLDEVEQHLQHVDGVMLGREAYHNPYVLADVDARFYGATGAALTREEVEAKLIDYCASEIARGTYLGSIVRHALGLYRGVAGARGWRRVLSDSRELAKGDLSIFETAREHLRVPADIFE from the coding sequence ATGTCTGTTACCGCCCTGCCCGACCGCCCCATCAGCCCGCGCCGCGTTTCCGTCGCGCCCATGATGGACTGGACCGATCGGCATTGCCGTTCGCTGCATCGCTTCATTTCGAAGCACACCTGGCTGTATACGGAGATGGTCACGACGGGCGCGCTCCTGCACGGCGACGTGCCGCGCCATCTGGCGTTTTCGCCCGCCGAAGCCCCGGTCGCGCTGCAACTCGGCGGCAGCGAACCCGACGACCTCGCGCGCGCCGCGAAACTCGGCGAGCAATGGGGTTACGACGAGATCAATCTGAACTGCGGTTGCCCTTCCGAGCGCGTGCAGCGCGGCGCGTTCGGCGCGTGTCTGATGAAGGAGCCGCAGCTCGTTGCCGATTGCGTGAAGGCGATGCGCGACGCGGTGTCCGTGCCGGTGACGGTGAAGCACCGCATTGGCGTCGACGCGGTCGAGGAATACGAATTCGTGCGCGACTTCGTCGGCACGATCGCGGAGGCGGGTTGCGAGGTGTTCATCGTGCACGCGCGCAACGCGATCCTCAAAGGCTTGAGCCCGAAGGAAAATCGCGAGATTCCGCCGCTCAAGTACGACTACGCGTACCGTCTTAAGCGCGATTTCCCGCAACTCGAGATCCATATCAACGGTGGCATCAAGACGCTCGACGAAGTCGAGCAGCACCTTCAGCACGTGGATGGCGTGATGCTCGGCCGCGAGGCTTATCACAACCCCTACGTGCTCGCCGATGTCGACGCGCGCTTCTACGGCGCAACCGGCGCCGCGCTCACGCGCGAGGAAGTGGAAGCCAAACTCATCGACTATTGCGCGAGCGAAATCGCGCGCGGCACGTATCTCGGGTCGATCGTGCGTCACGCGCTGGGGCTTTATCGCGGCGTGGCCGGCGCACGCGGCTGGCGTCGTGTGCTGTCGGACAGCCGCGAACTGGCCAAGGGCGATCTCTCCATTTTCGAGACGGCACGCGAACATCTGCGCGTTCCGGCCGATATTTTTGAATAA
- a CDS encoding toll/interleukin-1 receptor domain-containing protein — protein sequence MSSQPLLFVSHIHEESELAVILQTALRKEFSGFVEVFVSSDGASINAGAHFLEAVEGALTRCVGALYLISPKSVTRPWVNFELGAMWIRGAVSKANGGARLTALPVCHSGAKPSALPAPLNVLNGIRANEASGLEFAFRSLQKALGVNADLRTDFNELAEEIRKFEAKYTLGEVLRERFAACMTKEQRFTLVTACRSAAAKPNPSFALELPNIESSEAEKWRQSIAGPLAGKIRIEHKGGGVTFGTATSFNHVHVVLHFDSNLVVDHAELIAN from the coding sequence ATGTCCTCACAGCCGCTGCTTTTTGTTTCGCACATTCATGAAGAATCGGAGCTCGCAGTGATACTGCAAACGGCTCTCAGAAAAGAGTTCAGCGGGTTTGTGGAGGTGTTCGTTTCATCCGACGGAGCAAGCATCAACGCAGGCGCGCATTTTCTAGAGGCCGTTGAAGGTGCGCTTACCCGGTGCGTCGGCGCACTGTATTTGATCAGCCCCAAATCCGTTACCAGACCTTGGGTTAACTTCGAGCTGGGCGCGATGTGGATCAGAGGTGCGGTCAGCAAGGCCAACGGCGGAGCGCGGCTCACCGCCCTTCCGGTCTGTCATTCCGGCGCGAAACCATCGGCTCTACCCGCGCCGCTGAACGTTCTTAACGGCATACGCGCAAACGAAGCGTCCGGGCTTGAATTCGCGTTTCGTTCGCTACAGAAAGCATTAGGAGTCAACGCGGACCTCCGAACGGATTTCAATGAACTTGCGGAAGAGATCCGAAAATTTGAAGCCAAATACACGCTAGGCGAAGTCCTGCGCGAACGATTTGCGGCATGCATGACGAAGGAGCAGCGCTTCACGTTGGTGACGGCATGTCGAAGCGCAGCCGCCAAACCCAACCCATCCTTTGCCTTGGAACTGCCCAACATCGAATCGTCAGAAGCTGAGAAGTGGCGGCAAAGTATCGCCGGTCCGCTTGCTGGAAAAATTCGCATCGAACACAAAGGCGGCGGAGTTACGTTCGGTACCGCGACCAGCTTCAACCACGTCCACGTCGTATTGCATTTCGACTCCAACCTAGTTGTTGACCACGCGGAATTGATCGCAAATTAA
- a CDS encoding tlde1 domain-containing protein has product MPWSYNQRTGQLSRDGALYGRGYSGHGTGRDNPAMERTPNTGPIPVGTYTIGAPFTHPHSGSNTMRLTPAEGTNTHGRNGLMIHGDSIARPGTASQGCVILNRHLRDQIWSSGDHTLEVTR; this is encoded by the coding sequence ATGCCATGGAGCTATAACCAGCGAACGGGCCAACTCAGCCGCGACGGTGCGCTTTACGGGCGGGGCTATTCCGGCCACGGCACAGGCCGCGACAACCCGGCAATGGAGCGCACACCCAACACCGGACCCATCCCGGTCGGAACTTATACGATTGGCGCACCGTTCACCCACCCGCATTCGGGCAGCAACACGATGCGCCTGACGCCGGCCGAAGGAACGAACACGCACGGTCGAAACGGCCTGATGATCCACGGCGACAGCATTGCGCGCCCAGGCACCGCATCGCAAGGCTGCGTCATCTTGAATCGCCACTTGCGCGACCAGATATGGTCAAGCGGCGATCACACGCTTGAGGTCACGCGATGA
- a CDS encoding TOBE domain-containing protein gives MGITAINVRNQFRGKIKEIIRGPVVSEVDVDTSFGIVTSVITTRSVDELELKVGSEVVALVKSTEVSIARL, from the coding sequence ATGGGCATTACTGCTATCAATGTGCGCAACCAGTTTCGCGGCAAGATCAAGGAGATCATTCGCGGTCCCGTGGTATCGGAAGTCGATGTGGATACCTCGTTCGGTATCGTCACCTCGGTGATCACCACGCGCTCCGTCGACGAACTCGAACTGAAGGTGGGTTCGGAAGTGGTCGCGCTGGTCAAGTCGACGGAGGTGTCGATCGCGCGCCTTTGA
- a CDS encoding ATP-binding cassette domain-containing protein, with product MSASQLAPAYGEGLKGFERAPSRERGDVALTRDAAALRTHERAGDAAVALHGVGKRFGERTVLSDFDLSIERGSFVSIVGRSGCGKSTLLRLIAGLETPDAGAVERRGVGGAALETRIMFQDARLLPWKTVLQNVMLGLPRHARDDARAVLDEVGLLARADDWPAQLSGGQRQRVALARALVHRPSLLLLDEPLGALDALTRIEMHALIERLWREHRFTALLVTHDVHEAVALGDRILLVEAGQIALDQAVPLARPRARVDARFAELEERVLQRVLGNGAAAAV from the coding sequence ATGAGTGCGAGCCAACTGGCGCCGGCGTACGGCGAAGGGCTGAAGGGCTTCGAGCGCGCGCCGTCGCGCGAACGCGGTGATGTCGCGCTAACGCGCGACGCCGCTGCGTTGCGCACGCACGAGCGTGCCGGCGACGCCGCGGTGGCATTGCACGGCGTGGGCAAGCGCTTCGGCGAGCGTACCGTGCTGAGCGACTTCGATCTGTCGATCGAGCGGGGCAGCTTCGTGTCGATCGTCGGCCGCAGCGGCTGCGGCAAGTCCACGCTGCTGCGTCTGATCGCGGGCCTGGAGACGCCCGATGCGGGCGCGGTGGAGCGTCGCGGCGTGGGCGGCGCGGCGCTAGAGACGCGCATCATGTTTCAGGACGCGCGCCTGCTGCCGTGGAAAACGGTGCTGCAAAACGTGATGCTGGGCCTGCCGCGCCATGCTCGCGACGACGCGCGCGCGGTGCTCGACGAAGTGGGCCTGCTCGCACGCGCCGACGACTGGCCCGCGCAACTCTCGGGCGGTCAGCGTCAACGCGTGGCACTCGCGCGTGCGCTCGTGCATCGGCCGAGCCTCCTGCTGCTCGACGAACCGCTCGGTGCACTGGACGCGCTCACGCGCATCGAAATGCACGCGCTCATCGAACGGCTGTGGCGCGAGCACCGCTTCACGGCACTGCTCGTCACGCACGATGTGCACGAAGCCGTGGCGCTCGGCGATCGCATTCTGCTCGTGGAGGCCGGGCAGATCGCGCTCGATCAGGCGGTGCCGCTGGCGCGGCCACGTGCCCGCGTGGACGCGCGTTTCGCCGAGCTCGAAGAGCGCGTGTTGCAGCGCGTGCTTGGCAACGGCGCGGCCGCCGCGGTCTGA
- the ssuC gene encoding aliphatic sulfonate ABC transporter permease SsuC, whose product MTQSALSTARSTTAAAASVPQPVARPRSARAIARKRFARLAPWLVPLAILALWEIGARIGVISTRVLPEPVAVLRAAWTLIESGEMWQDVRVSTWRALSGFAIGGAVGLVLGLGTGLFKPVETALDSTVQMVRNIPALAMIPLVILWFGIGEEAKVFLVALGVFFPIYVNTFHGIRSVDANLVEMARSYGLKGFALYREVILPGALPSILVGVRFALGLMWVTLIVAETISAQSGIGYMTMNAREFLQTDVVVVGILLYAALGKLADWLAKRLERAALRWHPAYQQEGDA is encoded by the coding sequence ATGACTCAATCCGCACTTTCCACGGCGCGTTCGACCACGGCGGCGGCAGCGAGCGTGCCCCAACCCGTTGCCCGGCCGCGTTCGGCTCGCGCCATCGCACGCAAGCGTTTCGCGCGCCTCGCGCCGTGGCTCGTGCCGCTCGCGATTCTTGCGCTGTGGGAGATCGGCGCGCGCATCGGCGTGATCTCGACGCGCGTGCTGCCCGAACCGGTCGCGGTGTTGCGCGCGGCGTGGACGCTGATCGAATCGGGCGAAATGTGGCAGGACGTGCGCGTGAGCACGTGGCGCGCGCTTTCGGGCTTCGCGATCGGCGGGGCGGTCGGGCTCGTGCTTGGGCTCGGCACGGGCCTCTTCAAGCCAGTCGAAACCGCGCTCGATTCGACCGTGCAGATGGTGCGCAACATTCCCGCGCTCGCGATGATTCCGCTCGTGATTCTGTGGTTCGGCATCGGGGAGGAAGCAAAGGTGTTCCTCGTCGCGCTCGGCGTGTTTTTTCCCATCTACGTGAACACGTTTCACGGCATTCGCTCGGTCGACGCCAATCTCGTCGAGATGGCGCGCAGCTACGGGCTCAAGGGTTTCGCGCTGTATCGCGAGGTGATTTTGCCGGGGGCGTTGCCGTCGATTCTCGTCGGCGTGCGCTTCGCGCTCGGGCTGATGTGGGTGACGCTGATCGTCGCCGAAACGATTTCCGCGCAATCGGGCATCGGCTACATGACGATGAACGCGCGCGAGTTCTTGCAAACCGATGTGGTGGTGGTCGGCATTCTGCTCTATGCCGCGCTCGGCAAACTCGCCGACTGGCTCGCGAAGCGGCTCGAACGCGCCGCGCTGCGCTGGCACCCCGCGTATCAACAGGAGGGCGACGCATGA
- the ssuD gene encoding FMNH2-dependent alkanesulfonate monooxygenase, whose amino-acid sequence MNVFWFIPTHGDSRYLGTTAGARATDLAYFQQIAVAADTLGYEGVLLPTGRSCEDAWVVASSLIAATRRLKFLVAIRPGLSSPALSARMAATFDRLSNGRLLINVVTGGDTTELEGDGLFVDHDTRYEITDEFLHIWRKLLAASHTNEAIDFEGQHLRSVGGKALYPPVQNPHPPLWFGGSSPAAHAMAGEHIDTYLTWGEPPEAVAKKIADIRARAAGHGRTIRFGIRLHVIVRETEDEAWAAADKLISHLDDATVARAQAAFGKMDSEGQRRMAALHGGKLGSRQDLEVYPHLWAGVGLVRGGAGTALVGNPQQVAALMQEYAALGIETFILSGYPHLEESYRFAELVFPLLPGRGAKGVNGANVGSVPLSGPFGEVVGNHYLPKVSQS is encoded by the coding sequence ATGAATGTGTTCTGGTTCATTCCGACCCACGGCGACAGCCGTTATCTGGGCACCACGGCAGGCGCGCGCGCCACGGACCTCGCGTATTTCCAGCAGATCGCCGTCGCCGCCGACACGCTCGGCTACGAGGGCGTGCTGCTGCCCACGGGCCGGTCGTGCGAGGACGCCTGGGTGGTCGCGTCGAGCCTGATCGCGGCTACGCGGCGCCTGAAGTTTCTGGTGGCGATTCGCCCCGGTCTGTCATCGCCGGCATTGTCCGCGCGGATGGCCGCGACCTTCGACCGGCTGTCGAACGGGCGCCTGCTCATCAACGTCGTGACGGGGGGCGACACGACCGAACTCGAAGGCGATGGTTTGTTCGTCGATCACGACACGCGCTACGAGATCACCGACGAATTCCTGCACATCTGGCGCAAGCTGCTCGCGGCCTCGCACACCAACGAGGCAATCGACTTCGAAGGCCAGCATTTGCGTTCGGTGGGCGGCAAGGCGCTGTATCCACCGGTGCAGAATCCGCATCCGCCGCTGTGGTTCGGCGGGTCGTCGCCGGCCGCGCACGCCATGGCGGGCGAGCACATCGACACCTATCTCACGTGGGGCGAACCGCCCGAAGCCGTTGCGAAGAAGATCGCCGACATTCGCGCGCGCGCCGCCGGGCATGGCCGCACGATTCGCTTCGGCATACGCCTGCACGTGATCGTGCGCGAGACGGAAGACGAGGCGTGGGCCGCCGCCGACAAGCTCATCAGCCATCTCGACGACGCCACCGTGGCGCGCGCCCAGGCGGCGTTCGGCAAGATGGACTCGGAAGGCCAGCGCCGCATGGCCGCGCTGCACGGCGGCAAGCTGGGCTCGCGCCAGGATCTGGAGGTGTATCCGCACCTGTGGGCGGGCGTGGGTCTCGTGCGCGGCGGCGCGGGCACGGCGCTCGTGGGCAATCCCCAGCAGGTCGCGGCGCTCATGCAGGAATACGCCGCTCTCGGCATCGAGACGTTCATTCTCTCGGGCTATCCGCATCTTGAGGAATCCTACCGTTTTGCCGAACTCGTGTTTCCGCTGCTGCCGGGGCGCGGCGCGAAGGGCGTGAACGGCGCGAACGTCGGAAGCGTGCCGCTCTCGGGGCCGTTCGGCGAGGTGGTCGGCAATCACTATTTGCCGAAAGTCAGCCAGAGCTAA
- a CDS encoding enoyl-CoA hydratase/isomerase family protein: MSNPRQPDLQPDSQPQAQPEPQPPAADPETHVLTRVANGIGYLELDRPQALNALTTAMVRALRTALERWRDDPAVLAVIVRTPHPRAFCAGGDVRYLYASYRAGDQAAVDTFFTDEYRLNHAIATYPKPYLAFLNGVVMGGGMGISQGAHRTGGLRVVGASARLAMPETRIGLFPDVGMGWYLARTPGALGRYLAVTGETIDAASALYAGLADVSLDEAAWPELFAALERERFASGAQVVEFVRDAARSADDTRRLADASALALARAWIDTHFSLDDVNAVLASLEAAQRAGQGSEAEWAGQTVGVLRERSPLSMAVSLDVVSRAESTISDCLRRDLDLTRSSFATGDVMEGIRARLIDKDNRPHWRIARIEDVRRDEVDAMFASPWRPAEHPLRGLNG; this comes from the coding sequence ATGTCAAATCCTCGCCAGCCCGACCTGCAGCCCGACTCGCAGCCCCAGGCTCAGCCCGAACCCCAACCGCCCGCCGCCGATCCCGAAACGCACGTGCTCACCCGCGTCGCCAACGGCATCGGCTATCTCGAACTCGATCGTCCGCAGGCGCTCAACGCGTTGACCACCGCAATGGTGCGCGCGCTGCGCACGGCGCTCGAACGCTGGCGCGACGATCCGGCCGTGCTGGCGGTGATCGTGCGCACGCCGCATCCGCGCGCGTTTTGCGCGGGCGGCGACGTACGCTATCTCTACGCGTCGTATCGCGCGGGCGACCAGGCCGCCGTCGACACCTTTTTCACCGACGAATATCGCCTCAATCACGCGATCGCCACGTATCCCAAGCCGTATCTCGCGTTTCTCAACGGCGTGGTGATGGGCGGCGGCATGGGCATTTCGCAGGGCGCGCATCGCACGGGCGGCCTGCGCGTGGTGGGAGCGAGCGCGCGGCTGGCGATGCCGGAGACGCGCATCGGCCTCTTTCCCGACGTCGGCATGGGCTGGTATCTCGCGCGCACGCCGGGCGCGCTGGGCCGTTATCTCGCGGTGACGGGCGAAACCATCGACGCGGCCAGTGCGCTTTACGCCGGTCTCGCCGACGTGTCGCTCGACGAAGCCGCGTGGCCCGAACTGTTCGCCGCGCTCGAACGCGAGCGTTTCGCCTCGGGCGCACAGGTCGTCGAATTCGTGCGCGACGCCGCGCGTTCCGCCGACGACACCCGGCGTCTCGCCGACGCCTCCGCGCTCGCACTCGCGCGCGCATGGATCGACACGCACTTTTCTCTGGACGATGTGAATGCGGTACTCGCTTCGCTCGAAGCGGCGCAGCGCGCGGGGCAGGGTAGCGAAGCCGAATGGGCCGGGCAGACGGTCGGGGTGCTACGCGAGCGCTCGCCGTTGTCGATGGCGGTATCGCTCGACGTGGTGTCGCGCGCGGAAAGCACGATCTCGGACTGCCTGCGCCGCGACCTCGATCTGACGCGTTCGAGCTTCGCGACCGGCGACGTGATGGAAGGCATTCGCGCGCGCCTCATCGACAAGGACAATCGTCCGCACTGGCGTATCGCGCGGATCGAAGACGTGCGCCGCGACGAGGTGGACGCCATGTTCGCGAGCCCGTGGCGTCCCGCGGAGCATCCGTTGCGCGGGCTCAATGGCTGA
- a CDS encoding TetR/AcrR family transcriptional regulator gives MSLAERKARRASKPPESHAMPARHDEHARDAHAQQQRERILDAARRIVLREGIDALSMRKIADAIGYSAASLYLYFEGRDEIARALGRDGLAQLLAHLAGPAQVAEARARLHALAHAYVAFGCEHAQTYALIFAAPPAPATPSKRPRARAEREGREAAPCAECVAAIAETCGAELFAPTLAQLDASFDAVVCETLAHALWATLHGVVMLCHAHATGFDREARGPLIDAALDAWFGAHASHAARAGDAARSDVIAS, from the coding sequence ATGAGTCTCGCCGAACGCAAAGCGCGTCGCGCATCGAAGCCGCCCGAGTCGCATGCCATGCCCGCGCGGCACGATGAACACGCGCGCGACGCGCACGCGCAGCAGCAACGCGAGCGCATTCTCGACGCCGCGCGCCGCATCGTCTTGCGCGAGGGGATCGACGCGCTTTCGATGCGCAAGATCGCCGATGCGATCGGTTATTCGGCCGCGTCGCTCTACCTGTATTTCGAGGGCCGCGACGAGATCGCGCGTGCGCTCGGTCGCGACGGGCTCGCGCAATTGCTCGCGCATCTCGCCGGTCCGGCGCAAGTCGCCGAGGCGCGTGCGCGACTGCACGCGCTCGCGCACGCCTATGTGGCGTTTGGCTGCGAGCACGCGCAAACCTACGCGCTGATCTTTGCGGCGCCGCCTGCACCGGCAACGCCGTCGAAGCGCCCACGCGCGCGCGCAGAGCGGGAAGGCCGTGAGGCGGCACCCTGCGCCGAATGCGTCGCGGCGATCGCGGAAACCTGCGGCGCCGAGTTGTTCGCCCCCACGCTCGCGCAACTGGATGCCAGCTTCGACGCCGTGGTCTGCGAGACGCTCGCGCACGCGTTATGGGCCACGCTGCACGGCGTCGTCATGCTGTGCCATGCGCATGCCACCGGTTTCGATCGCGAGGCACGCGGTCCGCTGATCGATGCGGCGCTCGACGCGTGGTTCGGCGCGCACGCGTCTCACGCTGCCCGCGCCGGCGACGCCGCCCGCAGCGACGTGATAGCCTCGTAA
- a CDS encoding DUF1488 family protein, whose protein sequence is MIIRFPADAPLYRDANLTVVFPALVDGARVPCAISVEALEDHFGALPASRDAWMQAFDEGRARIEAVARAHLELSNGTPVLLKSGHFPPGRLAS, encoded by the coding sequence ATGATTATCCGCTTTCCCGCCGATGCGCCGCTGTACCGCGACGCGAACCTGACCGTGGTGTTTCCGGCCCTCGTCGACGGCGCGCGCGTGCCGTGCGCGATTTCCGTCGAGGCGCTCGAGGATCACTTCGGCGCGTTGCCCGCGAGCCGCGATGCGTGGATGCAGGCGTTCGACGAAGGCCGCGCGCGCATCGAAGCGGTGGCGCGCGCGCATCTCGAGCTGAGCAACGGCACGCCGGTGCTGCTCAAGAGCGGCCATTTTCCGCCAGGCCGGCTGGCGTCCTGA
- a CDS encoding DMT family transporter, with protein sequence MRLSPWTWLALSIVAEVIATSALRASDGFTRLVPSAIVIAGYGIAFYGLSLTLRSLPVGIVYAVWSGVGIVLITLVAIVLYKQVPDLAAVCGLGLIVAGVLVLNLFSKMQAH encoded by the coding sequence ATGCGGCTGTCTCCCTGGACCTGGCTCGCCCTTTCCATCGTCGCCGAGGTCATCGCCACCTCGGCGTTGCGCGCGTCGGACGGCTTCACGCGTCTCGTGCCGTCGGCCATCGTGATCGCGGGCTACGGAATCGCGTTTTACGGGCTCTCGCTCACGTTGCGCAGCTTGCCCGTCGGCATCGTCTATGCGGTGTGGTCGGGCGTCGGTATCGTGCTCATCACGCTCGTCGCGATCGTGCTCTATAAACAGGTGCCTGACCTGGCCGCGGTGTGCGGGCTCGGGCTGATCGTCGCCGGTGTGCTCGTGCTCAATCTGTTTTCGAAAATGCAGGCGCACTGA
- a CDS encoding heme-degrading domain-containing protein, with protein sequence MDITLDLQSIAAQEHALVFPRFDADRAWQLGSHLHELARARSLPIAIDIRTFGQQLFACALEGATPDNADWVRRKSRVVEHFRRSSYAIGLRMQQTGSSLAEKHGLPIGDYAPHGGSFPLTVAGAGVIGSITVSGMPQRADHELVVEALCAQLDADYGQLALAKA encoded by the coding sequence ATGGACATCACTCTCGATCTGCAGTCGATTGCCGCGCAGGAACATGCGCTCGTGTTTCCCCGTTTCGACGCCGATCGCGCCTGGCAACTCGGCTCGCATCTGCATGAACTCGCGCGGGCGCGCTCGCTGCCGATCGCCATCGACATTCGCACGTTCGGCCAGCAACTCTTTGCGTGCGCACTGGAAGGCGCCACGCCCGACAACGCCGACTGGGTGCGTCGCAAGTCGCGCGTGGTCGAGCATTTCCGCCGCAGCTCGTACGCGATTGGCCTGCGCATGCAGCAAACGGGGAGTTCGCTCGCCGAAAAGCACGGTCTGCCGATCGGCGATTACGCGCCGCACGGCGGTTCGTTTCCGCTGACGGTGGCGGGCGCGGGTGTGATCGGGTCGATCACGGTGTCGGGCATGCCGCAGCGCGCCGATCATGAACTCGTGGTCGAGGCGCTCTGCGCGCAACTCGACGCCGACTACGGTCAACTCGCCCTTGCGAAGGCCTGA
- a CDS encoding Rossmann-fold NAD(P)-binding domain-containing protein has translation MTDKKIDEKDLKEKKSWKNNLLSSSVPMEFEVSKILVKHGFSTSADYSYTRHGAQGRDDFSVDLHASTYLPYRRPNEITTEFHLLIECKHRHRNNKWLFFPDPNLGEFSSFTLGHTLRVVDDFAPVMLEDQPSTSFDSKANFCLKGVEIDLNNGTVHDAEIRRGLAQLQYALPRLLTEAIEWNLGMFQEECYPFLFCPILLTTSEILVAKADTTIASVESADALADLATPAPWVVVHCEQTQDFQRHRQIACDALSGLVESGATDWVDAVRKEAGVHEYGLPSAACEELTDGYSRGRLGKYFGQFIVCSLPHFESLLSKLKAVAGKTDKSRKLLWANPPAEAAE, from the coding sequence GTGACTGACAAGAAGATTGACGAGAAGGATCTCAAGGAAAAGAAGAGCTGGAAGAACAACCTGTTGTCCTCCAGCGTGCCAATGGAATTCGAGGTATCCAAAATATTGGTGAAGCATGGCTTTTCCACCAGTGCCGACTATTCCTATACCCGGCACGGTGCTCAGGGTAGAGATGACTTTTCGGTTGACCTTCACGCGTCGACCTACCTGCCGTATCGCCGGCCGAACGAGATCACAACAGAATTCCATCTGTTGATAGAGTGCAAGCATAGGCATCGGAACAACAAGTGGTTGTTCTTTCCAGACCCGAACCTCGGCGAATTCTCCTCATTTACCTTGGGCCATACACTGCGGGTCGTAGATGATTTTGCTCCCGTGATGCTGGAAGACCAGCCTTCTACCTCTTTTGACAGTAAGGCGAATTTCTGTCTGAAGGGTGTGGAGATCGACCTGAACAACGGAACGGTGCATGACGCCGAAATAAGAAGAGGCTTAGCGCAACTTCAATACGCTCTGCCGCGCCTGCTTACGGAAGCGATTGAGTGGAACTTGGGCATGTTCCAGGAAGAGTGCTATCCCTTCCTCTTCTGTCCTATCCTGCTGACGACATCGGAAATACTGGTCGCAAAAGCCGACACTACAATTGCAAGCGTGGAGAGTGCAGACGCGCTTGCGGACCTTGCAACACCCGCCCCTTGGGTTGTGGTCCACTGCGAGCAGACGCAGGACTTTCAGCGGCATCGTCAGATCGCTTGCGACGCATTGTCCGGGCTGGTCGAGTCGGGTGCTACTGACTGGGTAGACGCAGTGAGGAAAGAGGCCGGAGTTCACGAGTACGGTCTTCCTTCTGCCGCTTGTGAAGAACTGACCGACGGATATTCACGCGGAAGACTCGGCAAATACTTCGGACAGTTCATCGTCTGCTCATTGCCGCACTTCGAGTCGCTGCTAAGCAAGCTGAAGGCAGTCGCCGGCAAGACTGACAAGAGTCGAAAGTTACTCTGGGCAAACCCTCCGGCAGAAGCGGCGGAATGA
- a CDS encoding glycosyltransferase family 9 protein: MTFHPLTPGSESLPSTVPQCDLTGLYNDGFEDVAAHMTALDAVVTIDSAPLHLGGALGVPVIGMLDHVSQWAWGTGESQRWYDSVTMVRQPKPGDWQSVIKRVASRLQALTVERQTKIGLT, from the coding sequence GTGACTTTTCATCCGCTAACACCGGGCTCCGAGTCGCTGCCCAGCACCGTGCCGCAGTGTGACTTGACAGGACTTTACAACGACGGCTTCGAAGACGTAGCGGCCCATATGACCGCGCTTGATGCGGTCGTCACGATCGACAGTGCTCCTTTGCATCTCGGTGGCGCGCTCGGCGTACCGGTCATCGGCATGTTAGATCACGTTTCGCAATGGGCGTGGGGAACCGGCGAATCGCAGCGATGGTATGACAGCGTGACGATGGTTCGACAGCCTAAACCAGGCGACTGGCAGTCAGTAATAAAGCGCGTGGCGTCTCGTTTGCAAGCTCTTACTGTTGAGAGGCAAACGAAGATCGGGCTTACCTGA